Below is a genomic region from Candidatus Krumholzibacteriia bacterium.
TTCAGGCGAACCAGGGGCGTGCGCCCGATCGTGTCGAAAATGTGTGTGGCGATTCCGCGGTTCTTGTCCCAGGCAATACTCATGACGACTCCTTTTCGATGGGAGGACAAGGTAATCAAAAGCCTGAGTGCGGGGAAGAGGATTCTACTCGACGAAGACCGTGATCTCCTCGCCCCGATGGTCGGGACCGACAAGAGCAATGCGGTGCCGGCCTCTTGTAGGAAGCCAGCTGCAGTTCCAGGGAGAGGAACATTCTGCGATCAGGCGACCGTTGTCATACCAGGCAACGCTGGCAAGCGGTTCTTCCAGTTCCGCACGAAGCCGAAGGCCCTTGCGCGCGAGATTTTCGTCGAGAATGAAATGGTCGCCATCAAAGGGATAGGCAATGGAGGGCAGGCTGCCTGCGCCGCTCGCTTCTTTCAGCGAATAGGGAGAGAGGGGCATCCTGCGGGAGCGTTCCTCTACCCAGCTTGCAAAGCGCGCGGGTAGCCGATGCTGTCCTGCGCTTTCGCGATGGAATTGACAAACATCGTCCGGCTCCTGGCCCACGAGAAACAGTTCCCTCGATCGACGCTCGCAGTGTTCCCCGGGGAGTTTTCCCGAATGGGTGCAGAGAGTGAGTTCTGTAATTCCATTCGGTCTCTTGAACAAGCCGGGCGTGGATCCGCTGTAAAGAGAGCGAAAGATGTCGGCCATGATCGGTCCCGCTCCTTCTGCACCATAAAGCCCCGCGGTCATCTTGCCGTCGAAGTTCCCGACCCAGGCGGCCACGGTGTACTCGGGCGTGTAGCCGACAATCCAGCTGTCCCGAAACCCGTTACTGCTCCCGGTCTTCCAGGCAAGGGAAAAGGGAAGCTCGAGCAGGCCATCAAATCCCAGAGCGCGTGCCGCCGGGTCGGAAAGAATGTCGGTGATCAGGTAGCAGGCTCCCTCTGAAAGCACGCGCAGGGCCCGACCTTCTCCCGCCTTGTATTGAATCTCGCGAAACTCTCCTCCCCGGGCGAGCGTCGCGTAGGCTGCGGCAAGATCCAGAAGCCGGACTTCCATGTTCCCGATCGCAAGACCCAGTCCATAGTGTTCGGAGTTGTCCCGTTCAGGCGCGGCCAGTTGGAGATCTTCCAGAAGAGCAAGGAACTCCTTTACTCCAATGTCCTGAAGCAGGGAAACCGCAGACAAGTTGAAAGAATTGGCAAGAGCATCGCGCATCCGGACAGCCCCCTTGCTCTTTCGATCTGCATTTCCCGGCTGATACTCCGTGCGGTCGGCGCGATAGCTTCGGGATGTGTCGTCCAGCACCTGTGCTGCCGAGATTCCCTTTTCCAGAGCCAGTGCATAGAGAAAGGGCTTCAGCGTGGAGCCGGGGGAGCGGTAGGCGAGGGTCGCGTCATTGAAGCCCAGGTCGATGTCGCCATACTCGCGCGATCCTGCCAGCGCAAGCAGCGTCGAGTTCCGGTTGTCAAGAACGAGAGCCGCGCATTGTCGGGCCTCCCTCTTGGCCAGTCTCTCCCGGTGTGCGAGCAGGGTTCTCTCCAGGTTTCTTTGGATATCCAGATCCAGAGTGCTTTGCAGGCAGGTGGCATCGGGATCGTCTTCCAATACCTGGTTCACAAAATGAGGCGCATGAAAAGGAAATGGATCTCGACGAATCTCAAGCGGGCGGGACTTTTCACTTCGGCATTCTTTTTCTGATAGAAAGCCATCCTCTTGCATGCGACTGAGCACCCAGTTTCTGCGTTCCAGCAATTCCACAGTGTGGCTCCCGCGGGGATTCAAACGCCCGGGAGCCTTGGGCAGGGAGGCAAGAGTCGCGCATTCTGCGTGGCTCAGATCCTGAAGTTCCTTTCCGAAGTACATCTGCGCGGACAGCTTCACGCCCTTCATCTGGTTTCCCATGGGCGCAAGATTCAGATAGTGATGGAGGATCTCCCTCTTGCTCATGCGGAGTTCCAGTTGCAGGGCGCGGAACCCCTCTTCGATCTTTCCGGCAAGCCCGGGCTTTCTTGCCCACTCCTGTCGGACCAGTTGCTGGGTAATGGTCGATGCGCCCGAGTGCACTTTCATCTTGCGAAGGTTGCCCAGTGCGGCTCGCACAATGGCCAAGGGATCCACGCCGGGATGATGATAAAAGCGTTGGTCTTCTGCGGAGAGAAAAGCAAAGCGAAGCCGGTCGGGGATTTCCTCTTCCCCGGCTTTCAGAGATCGCAGTCCCTGTTCATCGGGAACATGACGCAGGACGCGCCCCTGTCGATCCAGAACCACCCGCCCCGCTGCCCTGCTCGCCCGAAACTCATCGGGCGAGCAAAGCGCGAGAAGGGCAAGGCCCGTGACCGTAAGAAGCATTGTCAGGAAGAGCCACTTCTTCACGGCGAGACCACCTCAAGGCGGCCACTTTCGCTATAGGCCCTGCGATTTGGCTCATACATCAGGGAGGCCATTGCCGGGGGATGAGCAAAGTCGCCTTCGCAAATCACGCGTGCGAAATAGCGGAACTCCCAGGAGCCGCTCCAGATCCGGTTGCGAAAGACCTGAACCCGGTCATCGCGAATCTCGAAATAGCTTGGATTCAGATCGCGAATGCCCTGCTGGCCCTGGGTTTCGGATTCAGGGACTTCCTCCGTTGCAAGAGCGGAGTTGATCGCAACCAGCCCCGCAGGCAAGCGGTCCTCAATGGCGAGGTAGGGGTAGTCCTGCCCTCGCTCCAGTTTCAGGCTAAGGGAAATCTCCACGAGATCGCCCACCCGGTATTCAGGCTCGCCGTTCAGGTTTCGGATCTCTCGCTGAAGCGTGATCCCTCCTCCTGCCTCGGCAGTCTGGAGACCCCTGGGATGGGTGACCTCCAACTCGTAGTAGAGAGGTTTCTGCAAGGGATCCCACAAGGAAAACGTGCCGGTCTTCAGGATTTCCTGAAGATCAAGATCCAGCACCCGATGTTCCCCCGGGGAGAACCCGGAAGACAGAGAGCCTGCAAAGTGGGGGACCAGCGCCAGCAAGGCCCAGCCGGTGTCCGCTGTGGAAGTCCATAGACCACGACGGCTCATTCCCTTGAGCAAGTCCTCTGCGAGCGCATCCGGATTTCCATGGCCGACCGCATTAGCGAGCATCAGGGACAGTGCTCGTGGACGCCAGGCTGGACGGAAGTAAGTCCGGCGCTCCTTGCCCACAGGAAGCGAGAGAATCTTCGTCAAAGCGATCTCAGGATAGAGCTTCCTGTGCGCCAAAGCGAGATAACATTGTCCTTCGAGGCTCAGGGTGGGCCGCTCCCGAAGAACTTTCTGCATGTGTTTGTCGGCAAGGAGGGACTTTCCCTCGCGGGCAAGAATCCAAAGCGCCATCGTCCGACTCATCGAGGTTCTGGAATTGAGCAGGTTCTTCCCCAGCCAGGCAAGTGCCCCTTCCATGGCGGCGGCATCCACCTCCATTCCCGATTCCCTTGCCAGGCTCAGCGCACTGAGGGCATAGAGAGTGCCTTCTGCGTGCGTCTTCTTCGCGCCCGGCCAATAGCCGAAGCCACCGTCCTCACATTGCATGGACAAAATTCGCTCCACCCCGGACAGAATCATCGCATCGCTTTCCCCAGCATCCACCCCGGGGAGAAGCCCGGACTTCAAGGCCGAGCGGAATCCCAGCAAACCAAGCAGTCTCGAACTGGTCTGTTCGATGCATCCATAGGGATAGCGAAGCAGGTAAGCCAGGCCGGGTCGCAGGCGAAGGAAGGGCGAAGCCGAAAGAGTCAGTCGGGCATTCCATTCTCCGGGATCCGCGTTTTCCGGCATCTTCAGTTCTGGATCCAGGGACAACTTTCGGGTAAGGGAGTCTCTGAAAACCCCATGAAAGAAATGACGCTCCAGAACCGAAGGGGAGTGAACCGGAATCTCCTCGCGGACCCGGTCGCCCTGCTCTCCACGCCGTGCTGCGAAATCCACCTGCGAAGTTCCCACCTTTGGGGCTTCCGCATCGAAATAGAGAAGAGCACTCTGGCCCTCGCAGTTCTTCTTGGCTGCCGTGTTGGCAAAACGAAGGTCTCCGGTCTCCTCTACGAGAACCTCGATGGGCGAAGTGCCGGGAGCCAGGCTGATGCCGGCCACGGGAAAGTGAATCCGGTCTCCTCGACAAAGGAAGCGCGGAAGGCCCGCTTCCAGGCGGAACTTCTTTTCCACCCGCAACTCTCTTTCAACACTCAAGAGACCATCACTGCGGTCGCAGGCAAGAGCGTAGATGCGGTAGCTCGTAAGGTCATCGGGCAGGGGAATGTCGACGACACAGGCTTCCCCCTTCGCGACCCGCAAGGCCGGGTGATAGGCGGCGACCGGACGAAAATCTTTTCGAAGCGTTGCTTCCGACAGGCTTTTCCCGGCGCCTGTAGCGGAGCCGCCATCGCCACCGGTCATTTCCTTTGCGCCCAGGACTCTCGCAAACGATTGCCTCATCAGCGCGAGATTCTGTTCATAGACTTCCACATTCAGGGGAAGCTGGAAGTCGAGAAGGGAAGCGAGCGAAGGTGTGGCAAAACGGGTCAGGGCAAGGACTCTCTCATCCACGACAGCAAGCAGAACCTCCATGTCCCTGTCGGCAAGGAGTTTCAGTTGAAGGTTTTCGCCGGGCTTTGCGCGCAAGGGTCCATGGCCTTGTCCGATAGTCAGTGTCGGAGTTTCGTGACGAGCCTGAACCCGCACCATGCACTCGCCGAAAGACAGGCGCGGTGATTCCTCGTCGATGCTTCCCGAGTAAAGCGGAAACTGTCCACGGCCATGAACAGCCGAGGCGCGAAGATAGAAATTGGGGGCGTGTTCTTCCCGGATGGGAATGGCGACTTCATTTCCTTCGAGAACATGAACTTCACGCAGTTCTTCCCCTTCGACACTGAGAAGAATGGATTGCAGCTTTTCTTCGCCCCGGATTTTCAGGTGAAGAGTGTCGCCGGTCTGATATTGATTCCGGTCGGTGAGAAGGTGGAGTTTCTGATAGGCCTTTTCCGGATCCTGAGCGTCGGGGCGACGGTAACCTTCTACCTCAAAGAGAGCGGATGCCTGGATCTCCCGGCCATCCTGAGTGCGACAGGAGACCCGGATCAGGGTATCTCCTCCGTCCCGGAACTCCTGTTCCCAGTTCGCTCGACCATTTTCAAGAGGCAGGGTTCGAAAGCCGGATTCCTCCCAGTAACGATCCCAGGACCAGTAGACTTCTCCGCTTCTGTTTCGCTTGCGAAGGTAGTTCCAGTTCTGGCGGAGAACACGAACCTCGATTTCCCCGGAATCCAGAGGCTGCCCATCGGCATCCAGAGCCATCACTTCCAGGACGGAACGGTCACCGGCGACCCGTGTTCTTGCGCCCTTGCGGATTCCCAGAAGAAGCTGTGCCGGTTCCTGATAGACAGAGGAATTGCGGCTCACCCTTCCGTCAAAGTCCACAACGCTGGCGCTGATCTCAAGGCCATGCTGCGAGTTGAGTATTTCCCGCGAGAGCGGGACATGAAACTGAAAGCGTCCGCGCGCATCGAGAACTGACTCGCCCGATTCCAGCAAGTCCCTCTCCCCGGCCAGTTCATTACGAAACTCGAAGTCCGGATGCCCGGCGACACTTTGTTGACCATCGGTGGCCATTACCTTCCATCGCACTTTCGCATTCTTGACCGGCCCGCCGGCCAGGTAGTCGCTTTCGATCGTGCAAAGGAGAGCCTCTTCGAGATGCCTGCGATTGACATAGCCTGTTGATTCCCTTTGATCCCGGTCGAAGAGAATGCGCACCCGATGTCGCGGTGGACGAAA
It encodes:
- the pbpC gene encoding penicillin-binding protein 1C; translated protein: MKKWLFLTMLLTVTGLALLALCSPDEFRASRAAGRVVLDRQGRVLRHVPDEQGLRSLKAGEEEIPDRLRFAFLSAEDQRFYHHPGVDPLAIVRAALGNLRKMKVHSGASTITQQLVRQEWARKPGLAGKIEEGFRALQLELRMSKREILHHYLNLAPMGNQMKGVKLSAQMYFGKELQDLSHAECATLASLPKAPGRLNPRGSHTVELLERRNWVLSRMQEDGFLSEKECRSEKSRPLEIRRDPFPFHAPHFVNQVLEDDPDATCLQSTLDLDIQRNLERTLLAHRERLAKREARQCAALVLDNRNSTLLALAGSREYGDIDLGFNDATLAYRSPGSTLKPFLYALALEKGISAAQVLDDTSRSYRADRTEYQPGNADRKSKGAVRMRDALANSFNLSAVSLLQDIGVKEFLALLEDLQLAAPERDNSEHYGLGLAIGNMEVRLLDLAAAYATLARGGEFREIQYKAGEGRALRVLSEGACYLITDILSDPAARALGFDGLLELPFSLAWKTGSSNGFRDSWIVGYTPEYTVAAWVGNFDGKMTAGLYGAEGAGPIMADIFRSLYSGSTPGLFKRPNGITELTLCTHSGKLPGEHCERRSRELFLVGQEPDDVCQFHRESAGQHRLPARFASWVEERSRRMPLSPYSLKEASGAGSLPSIAYPFDGDHFILDENLARKGLRLRAELEEPLASVAWYDNGRLIAECSSPWNCSWLPTRGRHRIALVGPDHRGEEITVFVE
- a CDS encoding MG2 domain-containing protein, translating into MRSIAMALILLLSSFPASAFKLPGRTQLDLSVKEDATKIQGTEWQVHLEFAHEVYLGSLDRKLKVFANGIEIRHRIESLDKTPHRGKRFLLGPKEPLDYYARVKIRIDKGLKSTRKRHQLQEAFEYSFGSSPDFLLTNLEWQEVESRLKITFSNPVDKNRTLSSLRLSPRTSIYRWNSEVTGNSILVEGDFRHGQDYSLGFRNLRDQNQVPLQDKGHFTFRVPDMTGKLEFDNQDLLLERDSRQLLHLNALNVETVQLRTLSLPALLAPFVNLHRDSLEQLPMEQIRAILQEEAGRMLLPESFLIEAMELSASGGVFSGEQQRNVRHRLTLPLSFRENAENGGLLLLRASDAEEGTVRSRLTLLSVSDLSLSVRRSDQDLLVWVNSLSTGMPVEGVSLFATTDSTRIHLLGKTDHKGALLLSRGRSLLCWDRERNRRESQALEPEKLKSLLALGKSDACLLELDKTSRIRSDLGKGGSFKDKRGRLVCERGIYQPGEMVYFKGFLRQWKAGEILPPESDSCLVRIRDSRQRIVSTKSLRVSDFGTVHDSFALPAHSRMGLYQVELHQGKRQLASCNFQVEEFRPPRHRVRILFDRDQRESTGYVNRRHLEEALLCTIESDYLAGGPVKNAKVRWKVMATDGQQSVAGHPDFEFRNELAGERDLLESGESVLDARGRFQFHVPLSREILNSQHGLEISASVVDFDGRVSRNSSVYQEPAQLLLGIRKGARTRVAGDRSVLEVMALDADGQPLDSGEIEVRVLRQNWNYLRKRNRSGEVYWSWDRYWEESGFRTLPLENGRANWEQEFRDGGDTLIRVSCRTQDGREIQASALFEVEGYRRPDAQDPEKAYQKLHLLTDRNQYQTGDTLHLKIRGEEKLQSILLSVEGEELREVHVLEGNEVAIPIREEHAPNFYLRASAVHGRGQFPLYSGSIDEESPRLSFGECMVRVQARHETPTLTIGQGHGPLRAKPGENLQLKLLADRDMEVLLAVVDERVLALTRFATPSLASLLDFQLPLNVEVYEQNLALMRQSFARVLGAKEMTGGDGGSATGAGKSLSEATLRKDFRPVAAYHPALRVAKGEACVVDIPLPDDLTSYRIYALACDRSDGLLSVERELRVEKKFRLEAGLPRFLCRGDRIHFPVAGISLAPGTSPIEVLVEETGDLRFANTAAKKNCEGQSALLYFDAEAPKVGTSQVDFAARRGEQGDRVREEIPVHSPSVLERHFFHGVFRDSLTRKLSLDPELKMPENADPGEWNARLTLSASPFLRLRPGLAYLLRYPYGCIEQTSSRLLGLLGFRSALKSGLLPGVDAGESDAMILSGVERILSMQCEDGGFGYWPGAKKTHAEGTLYALSALSLARESGMEVDAAAMEGALAWLGKNLLNSRTSMSRTMALWILAREGKSLLADKHMQKVLRERPTLSLEGQCYLALAHRKLYPEIALTKILSLPVGKERRTYFRPAWRPRALSLMLANAVGHGNPDALAEDLLKGMSRRGLWTSTADTGWALLALVPHFAGSLSSGFSPGEHRVLDLDLQEILKTGTFSLWDPLQKPLYYELEVTHPRGLQTAEAGGGITLQREIRNLNGEPEYRVGDLVEISLSLKLERGQDYPYLAIEDRLPAGLVAINSALATEEVPESETQGQQGIRDLNPSYFEIRDDRVQVFRNRIWSGSWEFRYFARVICEGDFAHPPAMASLMYEPNRRAYSESGRLEVVSP